A DNA window from Rubripirellula tenax contains the following coding sequences:
- a CDS encoding PEP-CTERM sorting domain-containing protein, translated as MRVLVSWVMGLCLFSSVADAAISYELFFRAPELGDMNRVIVPASPGQVFSNVDVFIREIVTDGDTPVLATQRISSYGIDIAAAGSDGRFANVMTDITNGSATAAADDNTFSYSGLSIFGQGRTAVDVGGGIFEARLGSVDLIAPTIGESMFSLLRTNNDAGDIGTDTVNLVGRNGGSFIDGSLTLRATAVPEPSSILLLSAAGAVSFYQLRRRRKLAK; from the coding sequence TGGCCGACGCGGCCATTTCATACGAACTGTTTTTTCGGGCGCCGGAACTTGGCGATATGAATCGGGTCATCGTGCCCGCCTCGCCAGGCCAAGTCTTTTCGAATGTTGACGTGTTCATCCGTGAAATCGTCACCGACGGAGACACACCCGTCTTGGCAACGCAACGGATTTCGTCCTACGGCATCGACATCGCTGCTGCCGGATCCGACGGAAGGTTCGCGAATGTGATGACGGACATCACGAATGGGTCCGCCACAGCCGCCGCCGATGACAATACGTTTAGCTACAGCGGACTTTCGATTTTTGGTCAAGGACGCACGGCAGTCGATGTCGGTGGAGGAATCTTTGAGGCGAGACTTGGAAGCGTAGACCTGATCGCTCCGACAATCGGTGAGTCGATGTTCTCGTTGCTCCGAACCAACAATGATGCCGGAGACATCGGAACGGATACGGTCAACCTGGTCGGTCGAAACGGCGGCAGCTTCATCGATGGAAGCCTCACGTTGCGAGCAACAGCAGTCCCGGAACCGTCTAGCATCCTCCTGCTCAGCGCTGCTGGCGCCGTCAGTTTCTATCAACTGCGTCGACGGCGAAAACTCGCAAAGTAG